One window of Erwinia aphidicola genomic DNA carries:
- the lpxC gene encoding UDP-3-O-acyl-N-acetylglucosamine deacetylase, protein MIKQRTLKRIVQTTGVGLHTGKKVTLTLRPAPANTGVIYRRTDLNPPVDFPADAKSVRDTMLCTCLVNEHDVRISTVEHLNAALAGLGIDNIVVEVNAPEIPIMDGSAAPFIYLLMDAGIEELNSAKKFVRIKQPVRVEDGDKWAEFTPYNGFSLDFTIDFNHPAIDSSSQRYRMEFSAEAFARQISRARTFGFMRDIEALQSRGLCLGGSFDCAIVVDDYRVLNEDGLRFEDEFVRHKMLDAIGDLYMCGHNIIGAFTAFKSGHALNNKLLQAVLAKQEAWEWATFEDEATLPVTFKAPNLVLA, encoded by the coding sequence ATGATCAAACAACGGACATTAAAACGTATTGTTCAGACGACTGGCGTCGGGTTACATACCGGCAAGAAAGTCACGCTGACGTTACGCCCTGCGCCGGCTAATACCGGGGTCATCTATCGTCGCACTGACTTGAATCCACCGGTTGATTTCCCGGCTGATGCCAAATCCGTGCGTGATACCATGCTCTGTACTTGCCTGGTTAATGAGCATGACGTACGTATTTCGACAGTCGAACACCTGAATGCAGCCCTTGCAGGCCTTGGCATTGATAATATTGTGGTGGAAGTGAACGCGCCTGAAATTCCAATTATGGATGGCAGCGCCGCACCCTTTATCTATCTGCTGATGGACGCAGGTATTGAAGAGCTGAATAGCGCTAAGAAGTTTGTGCGCATCAAACAGCCTGTCCGGGTTGAAGATGGCGACAAATGGGCTGAGTTTACGCCGTACAATGGTTTCTCACTGGATTTCACCATTGATTTTAACCATCCGGCGATTGACTCCAGCTCCCAGCGCTACCGCATGGAATTCTCTGCGGAAGCCTTCGCGCGTCAGATCAGTCGTGCTCGTACTTTCGGCTTCATGCGTGACATCGAAGCACTGCAGTCCCGTGGCCTGTGCCTCGGCGGCAGCTTTGACTGCGCAATCGTGGTAGATGACTACCGTGTATTGAACGAAGATGGCCTGCGTTTCGAAGATGAATTTGTGCGTCATAAAATGCTCGATGCTATCGGTGACCTGTACATGTGTGGCCATAACATCATTGGTGCGTTTACCGCATTCAAATCTGGCCATGCCCTGAACAATAAGCTGTTGCAGGCTGTTCTGGCTAAGCAGGAAGCATGGGAATGGGCAACGTTTGAAGACGAAGCAACACTCCCGGTGACATTCAAGGCACCCAATCTGGTTCTGGCGTAA
- the ftsA gene encoding cell division protein FtsA, whose amino-acid sequence MIKSTDRKLVVGLEIGTAKVAALVGEVLPDGMVNIIGVGSCPSRGMDKGGVNDLESVVKCVQRAIDQAELMADCQISSVYLALSGKHISCQNEIGMVPISEEEVTQEDVENVVHTAKSVRVRDEHRILHVIPQEYAIDYQEGIKNPVGLSGVRMQAKVHLITCHNDMAKNIVKAVERCGLKVDQLIFAGLASSFAVLTEDERELGVCVVDVGGGTMDIAVYTGGALRHTKVIPYAGNVVTSDIAYAFGTPPTDAEAIKVRHGCALGSIVGKDENVEVPSVGGRPPRSLQRQTLAEVIEPRYTELLNLVNDEILQLQEQLRQQGVKHHLAAGIVLTGGAAQIEGLAACAQRVFHTQVRIGQPLNITGLTDYAQEPYYSTAVGLLHYGKESHLNGEAEVEKRASVGNWFKKINSWLRKEF is encoded by the coding sequence ATGATCAAGTCGACGGACAGAAAACTGGTAGTTGGACTCGAGATAGGCACCGCGAAGGTTGCCGCCCTGGTAGGGGAAGTTCTGCCTGATGGCATGGTTAATATTATCGGGGTGGGCAGCTGCCCGTCTCGCGGGATGGATAAAGGCGGCGTTAACGACCTGGAGTCGGTAGTGAAATGCGTTCAGCGCGCTATCGATCAGGCCGAACTGATGGCGGACTGTCAGATTTCGTCGGTTTACCTTGCATTATCGGGCAAACATATCAGCTGCCAGAACGAAATAGGGATGGTTCCTATTTCCGAAGAGGAAGTGACGCAGGAAGATGTGGAGAATGTGGTACATACCGCTAAATCCGTCCGTGTTCGCGATGAACACCGCATCCTCCATGTTATTCCGCAAGAATATGCGATCGACTATCAGGAAGGGATCAAAAACCCGGTCGGATTATCGGGCGTGCGCATGCAGGCGAAAGTGCACCTGATCACCTGCCACAACGATATGGCGAAAAACATCGTCAAAGCGGTTGAACGTTGCGGCCTGAAAGTTGACCAACTGATTTTCGCCGGTCTGGCATCGAGCTTTGCCGTGCTGACCGAAGATGAGCGCGAGCTGGGCGTCTGCGTAGTCGATGTCGGCGGCGGTACCATGGATATCGCGGTTTACACCGGCGGCGCACTGCGCCACACCAAGGTTATCCCGTACGCGGGCAACGTGGTGACCAGCGATATCGCTTACGCCTTCGGCACTCCGCCAACCGACGCGGAAGCGATCAAAGTGCGTCACGGTTGTGCGCTGGGTTCGATTGTTGGCAAAGACGAAAACGTCGAAGTGCCAAGCGTAGGTGGGCGTCCACCGCGCAGCCTGCAGCGCCAGACGCTGGCTGAAGTGATTGAACCGCGTTACACCGAGCTGCTGAACCTGGTGAATGACGAAATCCTGCAGCTGCAGGAGCAGCTTCGCCAGCAGGGCGTGAAACATCACCTCGCGGCCGGAATTGTGTTGACCGGCGGCGCGGCACAGATTGAAGGATTGGCGGCTTGCGCCCAGCGTGTCTTCCACACGCAGGTGCGTATCGGACAGCCGCTGAACATTACAGGATTAACGGATTACGCGCAGGAGCCTTACTACTCAACGGCGGTGGGCTTACTGCACTACGGAAAAGAGTCTCACCTTAACGGTGAAGCAGAAGTAGAAAAAAGAGCCTCAGTGGGTAACTGGTTCAAGAAAATCAACAGCTGGCTGAGAAAAGAGTTTTAA
- the ftsQ gene encoding cell division protein FtsQ, giving the protein MSQAALNVRNREAQEKARTGRSNGSRLAGMIFLAMVLGVMLAGGFVVLKWMNDASQLPLSKLVVTGQTHYTTNDDIRQAILSLGEPGTFMSQDVDVIQQQIERLPWIQQVSVRKQWPDELKIHLVEYVPVARWNDVHMVDAEGKSFSVPASHLGKENMPMLYGPEGSESEVLAGYHQMSNALAASKLKLKAASMTARRSWQLVLEDDTRLELGRNEDMKRLQRFIELLPTLQRQGQAENKRISYVDLRYDSGAAVGWAPAPMAAADSNQQQQQNQAQAKQQ; this is encoded by the coding sequence ATGTCCCAGGCTGCTCTGAATGTCCGTAACCGCGAAGCGCAGGAAAAAGCGCGCACCGGGCGCAGTAACGGTTCACGCCTTGCCGGGATGATCTTTCTGGCGATGGTACTGGGCGTGATGCTGGCCGGTGGGTTTGTGGTGCTGAAATGGATGAACGATGCCTCGCAGCTGCCGCTGTCAAAGCTGGTAGTGACCGGGCAGACGCACTACACCACCAATGATGACATCCGCCAGGCGATTTTGTCGCTTGGCGAACCTGGCACTTTTATGTCGCAGGATGTGGATGTTATTCAGCAGCAGATTGAGCGCTTGCCGTGGATCCAGCAGGTGAGCGTGCGCAAGCAGTGGCCGGACGAATTAAAGATTCATCTGGTTGAGTACGTTCCGGTTGCACGCTGGAATGATGTGCATATGGTTGATGCAGAAGGCAAATCGTTCAGCGTCCCGGCCAGTCATCTCGGTAAAGAAAATATGCCGATGCTGTATGGCCCGGAAGGCAGCGAATCTGAAGTGTTAGCCGGCTACCACCAGATGAGTAACGCGCTGGCGGCCAGCAAATTGAAATTGAAGGCGGCGTCCATGACCGCAAGGCGTTCATGGCAGCTGGTGTTAGAAGATGACACCCGTCTGGAGTTAGGGCGTAACGAGGATATGAAACGTCTGCAGCGTTTCATCGAGTTACTGCCTACCCTGCAACGTCAGGGCCAGGCGGAGAACAAACGTATCAGCTACGTAGACCTGCGTTACGACTCTGGCGCGGCAGTAGGATGGGCACCGGCGCCGATGGCGGCCGCTGACAGTAATCAGCAACAGCAACAGAATCAGGCACAGGCTAAACAACAATGA
- a CDS encoding DUF721 domain-containing protein, giving the protein MRDSRPQSIESFFDHAQEKSALQNVQQRAIALNKLNRAVQGILPAQLHPWCRVANFRQGVLVIETANANWLMRLRYEQSSLLSALRAQILPSLTSIDIRINPSLAAKGQESVQENSTRAKDAEKPPLRQLSEHSAEILRSVASQSPEKLKKILERLASLAGEGTSSTSRNK; this is encoded by the coding sequence ATGCGCGATAGTCGCCCACAATCAATTGAGAGTTTTTTCGACCATGCTCAGGAGAAGAGCGCGCTGCAAAACGTGCAGCAGCGAGCTATTGCTCTGAACAAACTGAACCGCGCAGTGCAGGGCATTCTTCCTGCCCAACTGCATCCCTGGTGCCGCGTGGCAAACTTTCGTCAGGGCGTTCTGGTGATCGAAACGGCTAATGCTAACTGGCTGATGCGCTTACGCTACGAACAGTCCAGCTTGCTGTCAGCTTTACGTGCGCAAATATTACCATCATTGACGTCAATCGACATCAGGATAAATCCATCGCTGGCGGCAAAAGGCCAGGAATCTGTGCAAGAAAACAGCACTCGAGCGAAAGACGCGGAGAAACCGCCTTTGAGGCAGCTGAGTGAGCATAGCGCGGAGATTTTACGGAGTGTCGCGAGCCAAAGCCCGGAAAAGCTGAAGAAAATATTAGAACGACTGGCCTCACTGGCCGGAGAGGGTACCAGCTCAACCAGTCGTAATAAGTAG
- the murC gene encoding UDP-N-acetylmuramate--L-alanine ligase, with translation MNTQQLAKLRSIVPEMRRVRHIHFVGIGGAGMGGIAEVLANEGYEISGSDLAPNAVTQHLSALGATIYFNHRPENVSDASVVVVSTAVSQDNPEVVAAREARIPVIRRAEMLAELMRFRHGIAVAGTHGKTTTTAMVSSIYAEGGLDPTFVNGGLVKAAGTHARLGSSRYLIAEADESDASFLHLQPMVAIVTNIEADHMDTYQGDFENLKQTFINFLHNLPFYGRAVMCVDDAVIRDLIPRVGRQITTYGFSDDADVRVENYQQRGAQGFFTLVRHDKPLMHVTLNAPGRHNALNAAAAVAVATEEGIEDDEILSALLSFQGTGRRFDFLGEYPLAEVNGQAGSAMLVDDYGHHPTEVDVTIKAARAGWPDKNLVMIFQPHRYTRTRDLYDDFANVLSQVDVLLMLDVYAAGEAPIPGADSRSLCRTIRGRGKVDPILVSDHDAVLEMLLPKLTGNDLILVQGAGNVGRIARTLAELKLQPQTIKEEHHG, from the coding sequence TGCCGAAGTGTTAGCGAATGAAGGCTATGAAATTAGCGGTTCAGACCTGGCGCCGAATGCGGTGACTCAGCATCTGAGCGCGTTGGGCGCAACGATCTATTTTAACCATCGCCCGGAGAACGTCAGCGATGCCAGCGTGGTGGTGGTCTCTACCGCTGTCTCGCAGGACAACCCGGAAGTGGTTGCCGCACGCGAAGCGCGTATCCCGGTGATCCGCCGTGCTGAGATGCTGGCTGAACTGATGCGCTTCCGCCACGGTATTGCCGTTGCTGGTACGCACGGCAAAACCACCACCACGGCGATGGTCTCCAGCATTTATGCCGAAGGCGGCCTCGACCCGACTTTCGTTAACGGTGGGCTGGTGAAAGCGGCGGGAACCCACGCGCGCCTTGGCAGCAGCCGTTACCTGATTGCGGAAGCGGACGAGAGCGATGCCTCATTCCTGCATCTGCAGCCGATGGTGGCGATTGTCACCAATATCGAAGCCGACCACATGGATACCTACCAGGGCGACTTCGAAAATCTGAAGCAGACGTTTATCAACTTCCTGCACAACCTGCCGTTTTATGGCCGTGCGGTGATGTGCGTGGATGACGCGGTGATCCGCGATTTGATCCCGCGCGTCGGGCGCCAGATCACCACCTATGGCTTTAGCGATGACGCCGATGTGCGGGTGGAAAATTACCAACAGCGCGGCGCACAGGGCTTCTTTACCCTGGTACGCCACGACAAACCGCTGATGCACGTAACATTGAACGCCCCGGGCCGCCATAACGCGCTTAACGCCGCCGCTGCGGTTGCCGTGGCGACGGAAGAGGGCATTGAGGATGATGAAATCCTCAGCGCGCTACTGAGTTTCCAGGGCACCGGGCGCCGCTTCGACTTCCTCGGTGAATATCCGCTGGCAGAAGTGAACGGCCAGGCAGGCAGCGCGATGCTGGTGGACGATTACGGCCATCATCCGACCGAAGTTGACGTGACGATTAAAGCCGCGCGTGCCGGCTGGCCGGATAAAAATCTGGTGATGATCTTCCAGCCACACCGCTACACGCGCACCCGCGATCTGTATGACGATTTTGCCAACGTGCTGTCACAGGTCGATGTGCTGCTGATGCTGGATGTTTACGCCGCCGGTGAGGCACCGATCCCCGGCGCCGACAGCCGCTCTCTGTGCCGCACCATTCGTGGTCGTGGCAAAGTCGACCCGATTCTGGTGTCTGACCATGATGCCGTGCTGGAAATGCTGTTACCGAAGCTGACCGGTAACGACCTTATTTTAGTGCAGGGCGCCGGCAACGTTGGCCGTATCGCCCGCACGCTGGCTGAGCTTAAGTTACAACCGCAGACGATTAAAGAGGAACATCATGGCTGA
- the ftsZ gene encoding cell division protein FtsZ — MFEPMELTNDAVIKVIGVGGGGGNAVEHMVRERIEGVEFFAVNTDAQALRKTAVGQTIQIGNGITKGLGAGANPEVGRNSAEEDREALRQALEGADMVFIAAGMGGGTGTGAAPVVAEVAKDLGILTVAVVTKPFNFEGKKRMAFAEQGIAELSKHVDSLITIPNDKLLKVLGRGISLLDAFGAANDVLKGAVQGIAELITRPGLMNVDFADVRTVMSEMGYAMMGSGVACGEDRAEEAAEMAISSPLLEDIDLSGARGVLVNITAGFDLRLDEFETVGNTIRAFASDNATVVIGTSLDPEMNDELRVTVVATGIGMDKRPEITLVTNKQTTQPVMDHRYQQHGMAPLPQEQKPAAKVVNDPGTQTNKEPDYLDIPAFLRKQAD, encoded by the coding sequence ATGTTTGAACCAATGGAATTAACCAATGACGCGGTGATTAAAGTCATCGGCGTCGGCGGCGGCGGCGGTAACGCCGTAGAGCATATGGTGCGTGAGCGTATCGAAGGCGTTGAGTTCTTCGCGGTGAATACCGATGCTCAGGCATTGCGTAAAACTGCGGTAGGCCAGACGATTCAGATCGGTAACGGAATTACTAAAGGTCTGGGCGCTGGGGCAAACCCGGAAGTCGGCCGTAACTCCGCCGAAGAAGATCGCGAAGCACTGCGTCAGGCACTGGAAGGTGCAGACATGGTATTTATCGCTGCGGGTATGGGCGGTGGTACCGGTACGGGCGCTGCGCCAGTCGTGGCTGAAGTGGCCAAAGACCTCGGTATTCTGACCGTTGCAGTGGTGACTAAGCCATTTAACTTTGAAGGCAAAAAGCGCATGGCTTTTGCCGAGCAGGGGATTGCCGAGCTGTCTAAGCACGTCGACTCACTGATCACCATTCCAAACGACAAGCTGCTGAAGGTGCTGGGTCGCGGTATCTCTCTGCTGGACGCGTTCGGCGCGGCTAATGACGTGCTGAAAGGCGCGGTACAGGGTATCGCAGAGCTGATCACCCGTCCGGGACTGATGAACGTCGACTTTGCCGACGTGCGCACCGTAATGTCCGAAATGGGCTACGCGATGATGGGTTCTGGCGTGGCCTGTGGCGAAGACCGTGCGGAAGAAGCGGCAGAAATGGCGATCTCCAGCCCACTGTTGGAAGATATCGACCTGTCTGGCGCACGCGGCGTGCTGGTTAACATCACCGCTGGCTTCGACCTGCGTCTGGATGAGTTCGAAACCGTGGGTAACACCATCCGCGCCTTCGCTTCTGACAACGCAACCGTGGTTATCGGTACTTCCCTTGACCCGGAAATGAACGACGAACTGCGTGTGACCGTGGTGGCTACCGGTATCGGCATGGACAAACGTCCAGAAATTACGCTGGTGACCAATAAGCAGACCACTCAGCCAGTGATGGATCACCGTTACCAGCAGCACGGTATGGCCCCGCTGCCACAGGAGCAGAAACCTGCGGCGAAAGTGGTCAACGATCCGGGCACACAGACTAACAAAGAGCCTGACTATCTGGACATTCCAGCCTTCCTGCGCAAGCAGGCAGACTAG
- a CDS encoding D-alanine--D-alanine ligase, translating into MAEKVAVLLGGTSAERDVSLLSGAAVLQGLQDAGIDAHPVDIRDFPVMRLKEEGFAKAFIALHGRGGEDGTLQGVLEFLQIPYTGSGVMASAITMDKLRSKYLWQGCGLPVAPFVALTRAQMDEGLTADELASIDALGLPLFVKPSREGSSVGISRVNEAYQFPAALDEAFRHDDEVLVEAFLSGPEYTVGVIGDQILPSIRIKTASEFYDYEAKYISDDTQYFCPSGLSAEQEAELSELTLAAWRALGCSGWGRVDVMMGGDGRFYLLEVNTSPGMTSHSLVPMAAKQAGMTFSQLVARILELAD; encoded by the coding sequence ATGGCTGAGAAAGTAGCGGTATTGCTGGGTGGAACCTCCGCAGAACGTGACGTATCGCTGTTATCGGGCGCTGCCGTTCTGCAAGGCCTGCAGGATGCAGGCATTGATGCACATCCGGTCGACATCCGTGATTTCCCGGTGATGCGACTGAAAGAGGAAGGGTTTGCCAAAGCCTTTATTGCCCTGCACGGTCGCGGCGGTGAAGATGGCACCTTACAGGGCGTGCTGGAATTTCTGCAGATCCCTTACACCGGCAGCGGCGTAATGGCCTCGGCCATCACGATGGACAAACTGCGCAGTAAGTATCTGTGGCAGGGCTGTGGGCTGCCGGTGGCGCCATTTGTCGCGCTGACGCGCGCCCAGATGGATGAAGGCCTGACGGCGGATGAGCTGGCCAGCATTGATGCCCTTGGCCTGCCGCTGTTCGTCAAGCCGAGCCGTGAAGGTTCAAGCGTGGGGATCTCGCGGGTGAACGAGGCGTATCAGTTCCCTGCTGCGCTGGATGAAGCCTTCCGCCACGACGATGAAGTGCTGGTGGAAGCCTTTTTAAGCGGCCCTGAGTACACCGTTGGCGTGATTGGCGATCAAATTCTGCCGTCAATCAGAATAAAAACCGCCAGCGAGTTCTATGACTATGAAGCTAAATACATTTCTGACGATACTCAATACTTCTGCCCGTCAGGATTGAGTGCCGAACAGGAAGCGGAACTGAGCGAACTGACCCTCGCCGCCTGGCGCGCGCTGGGTTGCAGCGGCTGGGGCCGCGTAGACGTGATGATGGGCGGTGATGGCCGTTTCTATCTGCTGGAAGTCAACACGTCACCGGGTATGACCAGCCATAGCCTGGTGCCAATGGCGGCAAAACAGGCCGGGATGACCTTCTCGCAGCTGGTGGCGCGCATTCTGGAGCTGGCGGACTGA
- the secM gene encoding secA translation cis-regulator SecM yields MIGILNRWRQFGRRYFWPHLLLGMVAASLGLPHASAHDRPTLAETSSRSLNIGTAVRFESLALLESARRPSFSVDYWHQHAIRTVIRHLSFTLTPSVSPVAEETQPLEAHKLALLDTLNALLTHEAKPPVIIRTTAQRQVEAVPRHQTGLWLAQVHGIRAGPLSALNS; encoded by the coding sequence GTGATCGGTATTCTTAATCGTTGGCGACAATTTGGCAGACGTTATTTCTGGCCGCATCTCCTGTTGGGGATGGTCGCGGCGAGTCTTGGCCTGCCGCACGCGTCAGCGCACGATCGCCCTACCTTAGCAGAAACCTCGTCGCGAAGCCTGAATATTGGCACGGCGGTGCGTTTTGAGAGCCTGGCGCTGCTGGAGAGTGCGCGTCGCCCTTCATTCAGCGTAGATTACTGGCATCAGCACGCGATCCGCACGGTTATCCGCCACCTGTCATTTACGCTTACGCCATCGGTTTCCCCGGTGGCGGAAGAGACCCAGCCGCTTGAAGCCCATAAGCTGGCGCTGCTCGACACCCTTAACGCGCTGCTGACCCATGAAGCGAAACCGCCGGTCATCATTCGCACGACGGCCCAACGTCAGGTTGAAGCCGTTCCCCGCCATCAAACCGGCCTGTGGCTGGCACAGGTTCACGGCATTCGCGCCGGACCGCTATCTGCACTTAATTCATAA